A stretch of Mucilaginibacter terrae DNA encodes these proteins:
- a CDS encoding isochorismatase family protein yields MSEGYEVYAITDACGDVSVEAHERAVQRMVHSGVKPITSTQYLLELQRDWARQDTYKAVTDLMKKHGGAYGIGIQYAHKMFSH; encoded by the coding sequence TTGAGCGAGGGTTATGAAGTGTATGCCATTACCGATGCCTGCGGCGACGTAAGCGTTGAAGCACATGAGCGTGCGGTGCAGCGTATGGTACACAGCGGCGTAAAACCAATTACCTCTACACAATACTTGTTAGAGTTACAACGCGATTGGGCCCGCCAGGATACCTACAAGGCCGTAACCGACCTTATGAAAAAACATGGCGGGGCATATGGCATAGGCATTCAATATGCACACAAAATGTTTAGTCATTAA
- a CDS encoding sigma-54 interaction domain-containing protein — MGGISEKLSNKSHRQLPAAVLTSNLQVAHLIDTFFKRLQLLYSIEYAVLLVYDERQTMANECFTSTYDLNEEVFVNEINAQPATLTNQQKVIAGYSFPVLKTAQEWVEETGKNHKPLNSHLSYPYHCYIPLETNNHVLGTFELHNSTEFSTECLAFCCSVADLIADIIQHQQNNYNSKVDQLHHVQAPPAVSNIERIESLEDLFDIVIKLLPATSNAVRKQFDELKKRAEQLDNATLYQPEEPTFESSYPNIIGTATAMKRVFGLIDQIANSDSTVLILGETGTGKELIAKAVHEHSGRKNHAIISLNCAAIPANLIESELFGHEKGAFTGATDKRLGKFELAQNGTLFLDEVGEIPLDLQVKLLRALQEKEIERVGGTSTIKCDVRVIAATNRNLQHEVEQGRFRRDLYFRLNVIPVELPALRERTEDIPLLAEYFINKYANKTNKQVTGLTKGAIRQLRNYTWPGNVREMEHLIERHVLLSKKPIISAIDLPVAETVMPGSNGHLKKIKTINENERDHIFEVLQLCNGRVSGQHGAAKLLGVPATTLNSKIKKLGLNRKHF, encoded by the coding sequence ATGGGCGGCATTTCAGAAAAACTTAGCAATAAATCACACCGGCAGTTACCGGCTGCTGTATTAACCAGTAATTTGCAGGTAGCCCACCTTATTGATACATTTTTTAAAAGACTACAGCTGCTTTATTCCATTGAATATGCTGTTTTACTCGTTTATGATGAACGGCAAACAATGGCTAACGAATGCTTCACTTCAACCTACGATTTGAATGAGGAAGTTTTTGTGAACGAAATAAATGCTCAACCAGCAACACTAACTAATCAGCAAAAAGTTATTGCAGGTTATTCTTTCCCGGTTTTGAAAACTGCGCAGGAATGGGTAGAGGAAACAGGCAAAAACCATAAACCGTTAAACAGCCATTTATCTTACCCATACCATTGCTATATTCCCCTCGAAACCAACAATCATGTACTGGGCACATTTGAATTGCATAATTCCACAGAGTTTAGTACCGAATGCCTTGCATTTTGTTGTAGCGTAGCTGATTTAATTGCCGACATTATACAACATCAGCAAAATAACTACAATAGCAAAGTTGATCAATTACACCATGTGCAAGCCCCACCTGCTGTTTCAAACATAGAGCGCATTGAATCATTAGAAGACTTATTTGACATCGTTATAAAACTTTTACCAGCAACCAGCAATGCAGTACGCAAACAATTTGACGAGTTAAAAAAGCGCGCTGAGCAATTGGATAATGCCACATTATACCAACCAGAAGAACCTACATTTGAATCAAGCTATCCCAATATTATTGGCACAGCAACAGCCATGAAGCGCGTTTTTGGATTAATTGACCAGATTGCAAATTCTGATTCGACCGTGCTGATACTGGGCGAAACCGGCACCGGAAAGGAGCTGATCGCAAAAGCAGTTCACGAACATTCGGGCCGTAAAAACCATGCTATAATTAGCTTAAACTGTGCCGCTATACCTGCAAATTTGATTGAAAGCGAATTATTTGGCCATGAGAAGGGTGCTTTTACCGGAGCTACCGATAAACGTTTAGGCAAATTTGAACTGGCACAAAACGGCACCCTATTTTTAGATGAAGTAGGCGAAATTCCTCTTGACCTGCAGGTTAAACTATTACGTGCTTTGCAGGAAAAAGAGATTGAACGTGTTGGTGGCACCAGTACCATAAAATGCGATGTAAGAGTAATTGCAGCAACCAACCGTAATCTGCAGCACGAAGTTGAGCAAGGTCGCTTCAGGCGCGATTTATATTTCAGGCTCAATGTAATTCCGGTTGAATTACCTGCCTTGCGTGAAAGAACGGAAGATATACCCTTACTGGCCGAATATTTTATAAATAAATATGCCAACAAAACCAACAAGCAGGTAACCGGCCTTACCAAAGGTGCCATAAGGCAATTGCGTAACTATACCTGGCCCGGTAATGTACGCGAGATGGAACACTTGATCGAGCGGCATGTACTACTCAGTAAAAAGCCCATCATAAGCGCTATTGATTTGCCGGTAGCAGAAACAGTTATGCCCGGTAGCAACGGTCATCTTAAAAAAATAAAAACCATTAATGAGAACGAACGCGACCACATTTTTGAGGTATTGCAGCTTTGTAATGGCCGGGTATCAGGACAGCATGGTGCGGCAAAATTATTAGGTGTTCCGGCAACTACCTTAAATTCAAAAATTAAAAAACTGGGTTTAAATAGAAAGCACTTTTAA
- a CDS encoding purple acid phosphatase family protein, with product MKRRDFVKNTTLTALGASLIAPLESLAETPVTYIESEDLSAAAGLTNGYPLNFMAIGDWGRNGEYNQVEVARQMGNWGKTNPNNFIISVGDNIYPKGVISEHDPAWHYSFENVYTAHSLQVDWFPVLGNHDYAADPDAQIRYSKVSRRWNMPSRYYSKEVSLGSDKGKALFVMIDTQPIIYDIKDQHPEKQLAWINKTLSEAGTDVKWKIVVGHHPYHTAGPRIQNYDTVTIRKALTKVFDDHKVDIYLAGHDHSLQHLKPTGVTHQFISGAGSELTPVTPDAPYSKFLASENGFMYFSVSDEKIVVKAINYKGDILYNTTLAK from the coding sequence ATGAAACGCAGAGATTTCGTAAAGAATACGACCCTTACAGCTTTAGGCGCATCGCTGATAGCCCCGCTCGAATCTTTAGCCGAAACACCGGTTACTTATATTGAAAGTGAAGACCTCTCGGCAGCGGCTGGTTTAACAAATGGCTACCCGCTTAACTTTATGGCCATTGGCGATTGGGGCCGTAACGGCGAGTATAACCAGGTTGAAGTGGCCAGGCAAATGGGTAATTGGGGTAAAACCAATCCTAATAACTTCATTATATCTGTAGGCGATAATATTTACCCCAAAGGCGTAATTAGCGAGCATGACCCGGCCTGGCATTATTCATTCGAAAATGTGTACACGGCGCACTCTTTACAGGTTGACTGGTTCCCGGTTTTAGGCAACCATGATTATGCTGCCGACCCCGATGCGCAGATACGCTATTCAAAAGTAAGCCGCCGCTGGAACATGCCCTCGCGTTATTACAGTAAAGAAGTATCGTTAGGTTCGGATAAAGGCAAAGCGCTGTTTGTAATGATAGATACCCAGCCCATTATTTACGATATCAAAGACCAGCACCCTGAAAAGCAATTAGCCTGGATCAATAAAACCCTTAGTGAAGCGGGAACTGATGTAAAATGGAAAATTGTGGTAGGGCATCACCCTTATCACACCGCCGGGCCGCGTATTCAAAATTATGATACAGTGACCATACGTAAAGCCCTTACCAAAGTGTTTGATGACCATAAAGTGGATATTTACCTGGCCGGGCACGACCATTCGTTGCAGCACCTCAAACCCACAGGCGTAACCCACCAATTTATATCAGGAGCAGGCTCGGAGTTAACACCGGTAACACCCGATGCACCGTACAGTAAATTCCTGGCATCCGAAAATGGTTTTATGTATTTTTCGGTAAGTGATGAAAAGATAGTTGTTAAGGCGATAAACTACAAAGGAGATATTTTGTACAATACCACTCTTGCTAAGTAA